From a region of the Rhinopithecus roxellana isolate Shanxi Qingling chromosome 8, ASM756505v1, whole genome shotgun sequence genome:
- the KIRREL1 gene encoding kin of IRRE-like protein 1 isoform X3, with the protein MGQGLKAWPRYRVVGSSDAGQYNLEITDAELSDDASYECQATEAALRSRRAKLTVLIPPEDTRIDGGPVILLQAGTPHNLTCRAFNAKPAATIIWFRDGTQQEGAVASTELLKDGKRETTVSQLLINPTDLDIGRVFTCRSMNEAIPSGKETSIELDVHHPPTVTLSVEPQTVQEGERVVFTCQATANPEILGYRWAKGGFLIEDAHESRYETNVDYSFFTEPVSCEVHNKVGSTNVSTLVNVHFAPRIVVDPKPTTTDIGSDVTLTCVWVGNPPLTLTWTKKDSNMGPRPPGSPPEAALSAQVLSNSNQLLLKSVTQADAGTYTCRAIVPRIGVAEREVPLYVNGPPIISSEAVQYAVRGDGGKVECFIGSTPPPDRIAWAWKENFLEVGTLERYTVERTNSGSGVLSTLTINNVMEADFQTHYNCTAWNSFGPGTAIIQLEEREVLPVGIIAGATIGASILLIFFFITLVFFLYRRRKGSRKDVTLRKLDIKVETVNREPLTMHSDREDDTASVSTATRVMKAIYSSFKDDVDLKQDLRCDTIDTREEYEMKDPTNGYYNVRAHEDRPSSRAVLYADYRAPGPARFDGRPSSRLSHSSGYAQLNTYSRAPASDYGPEPTAPGPAAPAGTDTTSQLSYENYEKFNSHPFPGAAGYPTYRLGYPQAPPSGLERTPYEAYDPIGKYATATRFSYTSQHSDYGQRFQQRMQTHV; encoded by the exons TCCCCCCAGAGGACACCAGGATTGACGGAGGCCCCGTGATTCTACTGCAGGCAGGCACCCCCCACAACCTCACATGCCGGGCCTTCAATGCGAAGCCTGCTGCCACCATCATCTGGTTCCGGGACGGGACGCAGCAGGAGGGCGCTGTGGCCAGCACG GAATTGCTGAAGGATGGGAAGAGGGAGACCACTGTGAGCCAACTGCTCATTAACCCCACAGACCTGGACATTGGGCGTGTCTTCACCTGCCGAAGCATGAACGAGGCTATCCCTAGTGGCAAGGAGACTTCCATTGAGCTGGACGTGCACC ACCCTCCTACAGTGACCCTGTCCGTTGAGCCACAGACGGTGCAGGAGGGTGAGCGTGTTGTCTTTACCTGCCAGGCCACAGCCAACCCCGAGATCTTGGGCTACAG GTGGGCCAAAGGGGGTTTCTTGATTGAAGACGCCCACGAGAGTCGCTATGAGACAAATgtggattattcctttttcacggAGCCTGTGTCTTGTGAGGTTCACAACAAAGTGGGGAGCACCAATGTCAGCACTTTAGTAAATGTCCACT TCGCCCCCCGTATTGTAGTCGACCCCAAACCCACAACTACAGACATTGGCTCTGATGTGACCCTCACCTGTGTCTGGGTTGGAAATCCCCCCCTCACTCTCACCTGGACCAAAAAGGACTCAAACATG GGGCCGAGGCCTCCTGGCTCCCCACCCGAGGCTGCTCTCTCTGCCCAGGTCCTGAGTAACAGCAACCAGCTGCTGCTGAAGTCGGTGACTCAGGCAGACGCTGGCACCTACACTTGCCGGGCCATTGTGCCTCGAATCGGAGTGGCTGAGCGGGAGGTGCCGCTTTATGTGAACG GGCCCCCCATCATCTCCAGTGAGGCGGTGCAGTACGCTGTGAGGGGTGACGGTGGCAAGGTGGAGTGTTTCATTGGGAGCACACCACCCCCTGACCGCATA GCATGGGCATGGAAGGAGAATTTCTTGGAGGTGGGGACCCTGGAGCGCTATACAGTGGAGAGGACCAACTCAGGCAGTGGGGTGCTATCCACGCTCACCATCAACAATGTCATGGAGGCCGACTTTCAGACTCACTACAACTGCACCGCCTGGAACAGCTTCGGGCCAGGCACAGCCATCATCCAGCTGGAAGAGCGAG AGGTGTTACCTGTGGGCATCATAGCTGGGGCCACCATCGGCGCGAGCATCCTGCTCATCTTCTTCTTCATCACCTTGGTATTCTTCCTCTACCGGCGCCGCAAAGGCA GTCGCAAGGACGTTACCCTGAGGAAGCTGGATATCAAGGTGGAGACAGTGAACCGAGAGCCACTTACAATGCATTCTGACCGGGAGGATGACACTGCCAGCGTCTCCACAGCGACCCGGGTCATGAAGGCCATCTACTCG TCGTTTAAGGATGATGTGGATCTGAAGCAGGACCTGCGCTGCGACACTATTGACACCCGGGAGGAGTATGAGATGAAG GACCCCACCAATGGCTACTACAACGTGCGTGCCCATGAAGACCGCCCGTCTTCCAGGGCAGTGCTCTATGCTGACTACCGTGCCCCTGGCCCTGCCCGCTTCGACGGCCGCCCCTCATCCCGTCTCTCCCACTCCAGCGGCTATGCCCAGCTCAACACCTATAGCCGGGCCCCTGCCTCTGACTATGGCCCTGAGCCCACAGCCCCTGGCCCTGCTGCCCCAGCTGGCACCGACACAACCAGTCAGCTGTCCTACGAGAACTATGAGAAGTTCAACTCCCATCCCTTCCCTGGGGCAGCCGGGTACCCCACCTACCGACTGGGCTACCCCCAGGCCCCACCCTCTGGCCTGGAGCGGACCCCATATGAGGCGTATGACCCCATTGGCAAGTACGCTACAGCCACTCGATTCTCCTACACCTCCCAGCACTCGGACTACGGCCAGCGATTCCAGCAGCGCATGCAGACTCATGTGTAG